A part of Palaemon carinicauda isolate YSFRI2023 chromosome 8, ASM3689809v2, whole genome shotgun sequence genomic DNA contains:
- the LOC137645434 gene encoding tropomyosin isoforms a/b/d/f-like, translating to MIKPLSEPLEPTSERLEPASECLEPASERLKPTSECLESASECLKPASECLEPASEHLEPASERLKPASEPLEPASECLKPASECLKPASEYLQPASERLKPASECLEPASECLKPTSEALEPTSERLEPASERLKPASECLEPASECLKPASECLEPPSECLEPASECLETASERLGPATSERLEPASEYLQPASERLKPASERLKPASECLEPASERLKPASECLEPASEYLQPASERLKPASECLEPASECLKPTSEALEPTSERLEPASERLKPASECLEPASECLKPASECLEPPSECLEPASECLEIASERLEPASECLKPASECLEPASEPLEPASERLEPASEYLQPASERLKPATECLEPASEPLEPASECLGPANERLEPATSEHLEPASERLKPASDCLEPAKERLKPASECLEPASERCEPVIECLEPASEHLEPATERLEPASERLEPDGERLEPASECLEPASESLELAS from the exons ATGATCAAG CCACTTAGTGAACCCTTGGAGCCAACTAGTGAACGCTTGGAGCCAGCTAGTGAATGCTTAGAGCCAGCTAGTGAACGCTTGAAGCCAACTAGTGAATGTTTGGAGTCCGCTAGTGAATGCTTGAAGCCAGCTAGTGAATGCTTGGAGCCAGCTAGTGAACACTTAGAGCCAGCTAGTGAACGCTTGAAGCCAGCTAGTGAACCCTTGGAGCCAGCTAGTGAATGTTTAAAGCCAGCTAGTGAATGCTTGAAGCCAGCTAGTGAATACTTGCAGCCAGCTAGTGAACGCTTGAAGCCAGCTAGTGAATGTTTAGAGCCCGCTAGTGAATGCTTGAAGCCAACTAGTGAAGCCTTGGAGCCAACTAGTGAACGCTTGGAGCCAGCTAGTGAACGCTTGAAGCCAGCTAGTGAATGTTTAGAGCCCGCTAGTGAATGCTTGAAGCCAGCTAGTGAATGCTTGGAACCACCTAGTGAATGCTTGGAGCCAGCTAGTGAATGCTTAGAGACAGCTAGTGAACGCTTGGGGCCAGCTA CTAGTGAACGCTTGGAGCCAGCTAGTGAATACTTGCAGCCAGCTAGTGAACGCTTGAAGCCAGCTAGTGAACGCTTGAAGCCAGCTAGTGAATGTTTAGAGCCCGCTAGTGAACGCTTGAAGCCAGCTAGTGAATGCTTGGAGCCAGCTAGTGAATACTTGCAGCCAGCTAGTGAACGCTTGAAGCCAGCTAGTGAATGCTTAGAGCCCGCTAGTGAATGCTTGAAGCCAACTAGTGAAGCCTTGGAGCCAACTAGTGAACGCTTGGAGCCAGCTAGTGAACGCTTGAAGCCAGCTAGTGAATGTTTAGAGCCCGCTAGTGAATGCTTGAAGCCAGCTAGTGAATGCTTGGAGCCACCTAGTGAATGCTTGGAGCCAGCTAGTGAATGCTTGGAGATAGCTAGTGAACGCTTGGAGCCAGCTAGTGAATGCTTGAAGCCAGCTAGTGAATGCTTGGAGCCAGCTAGTGAACCCTTGGAGCCAGCTAGTGAACGCTTGGAGCCAGCTAGTGAATACTTGCAGCCAGCTAGTGAACGCTTGAAGCCAGCTACTGAATGCTTGGAGCCAGCTAGTGAACCCTTGGAGCCAGCTAGTGAATGCTTGGGGCCAGCTAATGAACGCTTGGAGCCAGCTA CTAGTGAACACTTGGAGCCAGCTAGTGAACGCTTGAAGCCAGCTAGTGATTGCTTGGAGCCAGCTAAGGAACGATTGAAGCCAGCTAGTGAATGCTTGGAGCCAGCTAGTGAACGCTGTGAGCCAGTTATTGAATGCTTAGAGCCAGCTAGTGAACACTTGGAGCCAGCTACTGAACGCTTGGAGCCAGCAAGTGAACGCTTGGAGCCAGATGGTGAACGCTTGGAGCCAGCAAGTGAATGCTTGGAGCCAGCTAGTGAAAGCTTGGAGCTGGCTAGTTAA